CACCATCACGCGTCTGCTGATCGAGCTCGCCGGCGGCCAGCTCACGGTCAGCAGCACGCCGGGGCGCGGCAGCGTGTTCCGCGTCAAGCTGCATCTGCCGCGGGTGGCGCATCCGCGGGTGGCGACGCGGCCGGAACGCGAGATCCGTGGCTACTTCGGCTCGCGGCGCAAGCTGCTGGTGGTCGACGACCAGCCGGCGCAGAGCCACCTGATCGCCGACATGCTGCGTCCGCGCGGTTTCCTGGTCGAGGAGTGCGAGCGCCCGGACGAGGCGCTGCGCCAGGTGGAGGCGTTTGCGCCGGACATCCTGTTCCTCGACGTGTCGATGCCGGTGACCGACGGCTGGACGCTGAGCCGCCAGCTGCGCGATGCGGGCTACAGCGGGCCGATCGTCATGGTGTCGGCCAACGCCTACGAGAACCTGCCGGACCGGCGCACGGCCGCGGGCTGCGACGACTTCATCGTCAAGCCGGTGCTGGAGACGGAACTGTTCGCGCGCCTGAGCACCTGGCTGGGACTGGCGTGGATCTACGCCGAGAACGGCGAGGCGACGGCGGTGTCTGCGAGCGCGCTTGCGGCGCTGCCGCCGGCCCTGCCCGCCGACCACACCCCTCCGGCCCGTCCCGCGTCACACGCGCCGGCGGGGCTGTCCGCCCTGTCCGGACACCTCCGCGCCGAGCTGCGCGAGTTCGCCGACCTCGGCCACCTGCAGGGCCTGGTGCGTCGCCTCGACGAACTCGAAGCCCTGCACCCCGAACTCCGCGCCCCGCTGGAAAGCCTGCGCGCGCTGACCCTGGAGCTGCGCTTTGACACCCTCATCCACATGCTCGATGGAGTCGCCGATGACTGCCCCGATGCCGTCGCTCCGTGAGCGCGAAGTCGTCCTGCTGATCGACGACGCACCGGACACGGTGCGCATGATCGCCGAGGCACTCGACGAGGCCGGCTACACCGTGCTGGTCGCCACCGACGGCGCCACCGCGCTGAAGCGGCTCGAGCGCATCACCCCCGACGCGGTGCTGCTCGACGCCTGCATGCCGGGCATGGACGGTTTCGAAACCTGCCGCCGGCTCAAGCAGGCGCCGGGCATGCGTACCGTGCCGGTGATCTTCATGACCGGGCTGGCGGAGACCGAGCGCCTGGTCGAGGGCTTGTCCGCCGGGGGCATCGACTATCTGGTGAAGCCGGTCGTGCCGGACGAACTGGTGGCGCGGCTGCAGGCGCACCTGCGCGTGGCGCGCGACATGAATGCGGCGATGCGCGCGCGCAGCGAGGACGCCGAGCCTTCGGCGGCGCTGCTGCCCAATCCGCTGACGCAGCGCGAGATGGACGTGCTGGAATGGGTCGCGCGCGGCAAGACCAACCGCGACGTGGCGGAGATCCTCGGCATGAGTCCGCGCACGGTGAACAAGCACCTCGAGCACATCTACGAGAAGCTCGGGGTGGAGACCCGCACCGCGGCCGTGGCCCAGTTCGCGCGGCTCGCGCGCGGCTGAACCGTGGCTGCGGTGCCGGCCGGGTTTGCCGCTCAGCCGCCCTGCATCTTGCGTCGGGCTTCGTGGATTTCCTGCGCCTCGACGCTGAGGGTGGCCGTCGGCCGCGCGAGCAGGCGGGCGATGCCGATCGGCTCGCCGGTATCCTCGCACCAGCCGTAGCTGCCGTTGTCGATGCGCACCAGCGCCTCGTCGATCTTGTGCAGCAGCTTGCGTTCGCGGTCGCGCACGCGCAGTTCGAGGGTGTGGTCTTCCTCGAGCGAGGCGCGGTCCGAGGGGTCGGGCGTGCTCTCGAACTCCTGCAGGTGCAGCGTGGTGCGGTGCGCGGATTCGAGCAACTGGTCGCGCTCCTCGATCAGCTTGGCGCGGAAAAAGGCCAGTTGCCGGGGCGACATGTAGTCATCCAGCGGCGCCTTGCGAATCTCGGCTTCGGTCAGCAGGGTGTCGGGGACGGTGGCCGTTGCGTTCATGGTGCTTCTCCTCCTGACATGCGGCGTGGCGAACGGGGGTTCGAGCGTCGGATGGCGGTCTGATCCCAGCACCATACACGCCCACGCCGCCGCCGGGGTGGTTTCCGCGCCTACGGCTGCGGTGCAAAGGGAAACAGCAGGGGGAGCACGGTGACGCACACCAGCAGCACCAGCACCGTGAAGGGCACGCCGACGCGCACGAAGTCCATGAAGCGATAGTGGCCAGGGCCGGTCACCAGGGTGTTGACCGGCGAGGAGACGGGCGTCATGAAGGCCGCGGAGGCGGACAAGGCCACGGTCATGGCGAAGGGATAGGGGGAGAGGCCCAGCTGCTGGGCCAGGGCGATGCCGATGGGGGCCATCAGCACCGCCGTGGCGGTGTTGGAGATGAACAGGCCGACCACCGCCGTGAGCACGAAGAGCATGGCCATGACCACCCGGGGCGAGGCCTCGCCGCTCAGGCCCAGCAGCGAGGAGACGATGAAGTCGATGCCCCCGGTCTTCTGCAGCGCGATGGCGAAGGGCAGCATGCCGACGATGAGGATCAGGCTCTGCCAGTGCAGGGAGCGGTAGGCGCTGTTCAGGTCGATGCAGCGGAAGGCGCCCATCAGCAGGCAGCCCAGCAGGGCGGCGATCACGCTGGGCACCAGGCCCGAGACCATCAGCCCGACGGTCAGGGCCAGGGTGAGCAGGGCGAAAGGCGCGCGACGCGCGGCGGGAGCGGCCTCGTCCATCTCCGCCGGCACGCTCAGCACGAGAAAGTTCTGCGGCTGCATGTTGAGCAGGCGGATGGCCTTCCAGGTGCCGGCGATCAGCAGCGTGTCGCCCATCCTCAGCCGCTCGTGGAGCAGGGTGTCATCCTGGGCGTGACCGCCGCGGCGCAGGCCGATGACGTTGATGCCGCGCTGGGAGCGCATGCGCAGTTCGAGGATGGAATGGCCGATGAGGGTGGAGCCGGGCGGAATGACGACTTCCGCCAGCCCCAGTTCGCGGGACATGTCGGTGAAGTAGTCCTGCTTGAAGGCACGTTTCTGAAGATGCATCTCGGCGCAGAAGCGCTCGATGTCGAGCTCGGCCCGGACGAAATCCACCAGCAGGATGTCACCGGCCAGGATCTCCCGGTTGGCCGAGGTGGTGAGCATCACCTGACCGAACTGGCGCATGCGCTCGATGGCGATCACGTTGGCGCCATAGCCGGCGCGCAACTGCAGTTCGCCCAGGGTGTGTCCGATCATCGGCGAGCCCGCGGCGACCTGCATGCGGCGCACCCGGTCGAGCAGATGGTAGTCCTTGGCCAGCTCCCGCAGGCGCCGGCGGCCCTGAGCACTGCGGCCGTGCGCCTCGGGTTCGGCGCCCAGCCAGCGGCGCGCGTACATCATGTAGGCGATGCCGAGGACGAGGACGATGAGTCCGGCCGGGGTGAAGTCGAAGAATCCGAAGCCGTTGAGCCCCGCCCGCTGCAACTCGCTGTTGACCACGAGGTTCGGCGGCGTGCCCACCAGTGTCAGCATGCCGCTGATCAGCCCGGCGAAGGCAAGCGGCATCATCAGCCGACCGGCACTGGCGCCCAGCCGGGCGGCCACGCTCAGGGCCACCGGCACGAAGATGGCCACCACGCCGGTGGAACTCATCACCGAACCAAGACCCGCCACCGCGAGCATCAGCAGTACCAGGAGGCGCGTCTCGCTGCTGCGGGTGGTGTGTACCAGCCAGTCGCCCACGCGGTGGGCGATGCCGGTTTGAACCAGGCCCTCGCCGATGACGAAGAATGCGGCGATGAGGATCACGCTGGGCTCGCTGAAACCGGACAGCGCCTCGTCGACCTCCAGGGTGCCGCTGATCACCAGGGCGAGCATGGCAGCCAGGGCCACCACGTCCATCCGGGGCCGGTTGGCGATGAAAGCGGCCACGCAGGCGGCCAGCAGGGCGAAGACCCACAGCATTTCGAGGTTCATGACATCGGGCGGATTCGGAAGGAAGGGAAAGTCTTGGTGACGCTGAAAGGGCCGTATGGTAACGATTTAAGCGAGCGTGCCGGCCGCGGACGGCCTTTGTCCGCGTGGTACCCCTGTCCGTGCTGCGCGGCGGCCGGGGATGCATCGGCGCCCAGGCCTGGGGCGGTGACGCTCATGCGATACCCGTAGAATCGCGCGCATGGGTCTCCGCAAAACCTCTTCCTGCGTCTCCGGCTGCGCCGTCTGTCCGGTGTGCGGGGCGGTCGATGTGCGTCCCTTCATGCAGGTCGACGGCCGGGCCTACCTGCGCTGCCTGGCGTGCGAGGCGACCTTCGTGCCGCCCGCGCAGCGTCCTGCGGCGGCGGTCGAGCGGGCGGAGTACGAACTGCATCGCAACGATCCGTCCGATCCGGGCTACCGCCGCTTTCTCGACCGCCTTGCCGGACCTTTGCTGACGCGGCTGGCACCGGCGAGCGCGGGCCTGGACTACGGCTGCGGGCCCGGTCCGGCGCTGGCCGACATGCTGTGCGCGGCCGGCCACCGGATGACGCTGTATGACCCTTTCTTCGCGCCGGATCGTGCCGCCCTCGCGCGGACCTACGACTTCGTCACCTGCACCGAGGTGGCCGAGCACTTTCACGACCCGGCCGGCGAGTTTGCCCGCCTCGACGGCCTGCTGCGGCCCGGCGGCTGGCTGGCGGTCATGACCTGCTTCCAGACCGACGACGTGCGCTTCGCACACTGGCACTACCGCCGCGACCCGACCCACGTGGTGTTCTACCGCGAGGCCACCTTCCGTGTGCTCGCCCGCCGCTTCGGCTGGCAGTGCGAGGTGCCGTGCAAGGACGTGGTGCTGATGCGCAAGCCGGGCGGCTGACCGCCTCCCCGGTCGGGGGGCATGCGCACCATCCGGGTGCGCCGGAGGATGGTTTCGTCGCACTGCAATGGTGCGCGCGCCGGGCTGCCGCGGCGTGGCGGGCCGCGGCAGCCCGGCAGCCGGGCTTTTCCACGGGCTGGCCCGCTATTTGCTGAGCTTGGTGCATGAATGCCCCACTCGTCTTCCCCGCCGATAACCTCGTCGCGCCGCCGCGGCAGCAGGGCTGGCAAGCGGCCTTGTCACTGGCCTACGCCCGCCGCGGAGAACGGAGCGTGCTGGTCCGCCGCAGCCATGTCGGGCCGTTGGTGGTGCAGCGACCGCTGTATCCGGAAGGGGATACGGTCTGCCACACCGTCCTGGTGCATCCGCCGGCCGGCATTGCCGGTGGCGACCGCCTGCAGGTGACGGTGCAGGTCGATGACGGTGCCCATGCCTTGCTGACCACGCCGGGGGCGGGCAAGTGGTACCGCAGCGCCGGCGCCGCCGGCGCCCTGGTGCAGCGCATCGCGGTGGCCGCGGGCGGCGTGTGCGAGTGGTTGCCGCAGGAGAGCATCGTCTATGACGGTGCGCTCGGCGAGCTGGCGACCGAGGTGCGCCTGCAGGGCGACGCCTGCTTCATCGGCAGCGAGATGGTGTGCTTTGGCCGCACGGCCGCCGGTGAGCGCTTCGGCCGCGGTGAGATGGCGATGCGCATCCGCATCGAGCGCGATGGTCGCCCGCAGTGGCTGGAGCGCGGCGTGCTGCGCGGCGGCGATGCGCTGCTGGGCGCGGCGGTGGGGCTGCAGGGGCAGCCGGTGAGCGGCAGCTTCATCGTCGCTTCGCCGCGCTGCGATGCGGACCTGCTGGCCGCGTGGCGCGACATCGTGCCCGCGGCCGGCGAAGGCGGCGTGACCCTGCTGCCGGGCCTGCTGGTGGCGCGCTGGCTGGGGCCGGCCTGCGAGCCCGGACGCGAATGGTTCGCCCGCCTGTGGGCGAGCGTGCGGCCGGCGGTCGCCGGGCGGGCGGCGCAGACGCCGCGCATCTGGAACACCTGATCAACCCGTTGGCGGCGCGCTGGCGCCGCGGAGGACACGATGGAACTGAGCCCACGCGAGAAGGACAAGCTGCTGATCTTCA
This genomic window from Thauera humireducens contains:
- a CDS encoding response regulator transcription factor, with amino-acid sequence MTAPMPSLREREVVLLIDDAPDTVRMIAEALDEAGYTVLVATDGATALKRLERITPDAVLLDACMPGMDGFETCRRLKQAPGMRTVPVIFMTGLAETERLVEGLSAGGIDYLVKPVVPDELVARLQAHLRVARDMNAAMRARSEDAEPSAALLPNPLTQREMDVLEWVARGKTNRDVAEILGMSPRTVNKHLEHIYEKLGVETRTAAVAQFARLARG
- the dksA gene encoding RNA polymerase-binding protein DksA, which codes for MNATATVPDTLLTEAEIRKAPLDDYMSPRQLAFFRAKLIEERDQLLESAHRTTLHLQEFESTPDPSDRASLEEDHTLELRVRDRERKLLHKIDEALVRIDNGSYGWCEDTGEPIGIARLLARPTATLSVEAQEIHEARRKMQGG
- a CDS encoding SLC13 family permease; translation: MNLEMLWVFALLAACVAAFIANRPRMDVVALAAMLALVISGTLEVDEALSGFSEPSVILIAAFFVIGEGLVQTGIAHRVGDWLVHTTRSSETRLLVLLMLAVAGLGSVMSSTGVVAIFVPVALSVAARLGASAGRLMMPLAFAGLISGMLTLVGTPPNLVVNSELQRAGLNGFGFFDFTPAGLIVLVLGIAYMMYARRWLGAEPEAHGRSAQGRRRLRELAKDYHLLDRVRRMQVAAGSPMIGHTLGELQLRAGYGANVIAIERMRQFGQVMLTTSANREILAGDILLVDFVRAELDIERFCAEMHLQKRAFKQDYFTDMSRELGLAEVVIPPGSTLIGHSILELRMRSQRGINVIGLRRGGHAQDDTLLHERLRMGDTLLIAGTWKAIRLLNMQPQNFLVLSVPAEMDEAAPAARRAPFALLTLALTVGLMVSGLVPSVIAALLGCLLMGAFRCIDLNSAYRSLHWQSLILIVGMLPFAIALQKTGGIDFIVSSLLGLSGEASPRVVMAMLFVLTAVVGLFISNTATAVLMAPIGIALAQQLGLSPYPFAMTVALSASAAFMTPVSSPVNTLVTGPGHYRFMDFVRVGVPFTVLVLLVCVTVLPLLFPFAPQP
- a CDS encoding class I SAM-dependent methyltransferase; amino-acid sequence: MGLRKTSSCVSGCAVCPVCGAVDVRPFMQVDGRAYLRCLACEATFVPPAQRPAAAVERAEYELHRNDPSDPGYRRFLDRLAGPLLTRLAPASAGLDYGCGPGPALADMLCAAGHRMTLYDPFFAPDRAALARTYDFVTCTEVAEHFHDPAGEFARLDGLLRPGGWLAVMTCFQTDDVRFAHWHYRRDPTHVVFYREATFRVLARRFGWQCEVPCKDVVLMRKPGG
- a CDS encoding urease accessory protein UreD; translation: MNAPLVFPADNLVAPPRQQGWQAALSLAYARRGERSVLVRRSHVGPLVVQRPLYPEGDTVCHTVLVHPPAGIAGGDRLQVTVQVDDGAHALLTTPGAGKWYRSAGAAGALVQRIAVAAGGVCEWLPQESIVYDGALGELATEVRLQGDACFIGSEMVCFGRTAAGERFGRGEMAMRIRIERDGRPQWLERGVLRGGDALLGAAVGLQGQPVSGSFIVASPRCDADLLAAWRDIVPAAGEGGVTLLPGLLVARWLGPACEPGREWFARLWASVRPAVAGRAAQTPRIWNT